In the genome of Spirochaetota bacterium, the window TATAGTATCATAATTGAAGTCAGCACTATAGTTTTTCTTTTCACCATTACTATCGCCAAGAAGGTATGCTATGTTTTCTTCAGTTTCAGCAATTGCAGCAGTAACCTTAATTATCTCTTCATCAAGTTTGGATAATTCTACGCTTATTTTCAGCACGTCCGATACCATACCAATTCCGGCAGTGCTTCTTGATTTCTGAATTTCCAGAAGAATGGTTAGATATTTTTTTGTTTCTTCTATAATTTTTATATATTCTTTCAAATACGCAATTTCAAAAAAGTACGAACGCACTGCATGGAGATAATATGCCTGATATAATCGATACATTTCCTGAGCTTTTTGATATTCAAGTATTGCTATACGTTCTTTAGCAGATAATTTCCCAAAAGAAGGAAACATCTGGTATATGCCAATTTCTTTACTGGTCATATCTGATTCATTGAACGATGGTTTACTAACTGGAATATTGTTCAATCCCAATGTAACTTTTGGATCAGGTAACGATGAAGTAACAGTGATTTTATTTTTAAATTGATCTACCTGAAGCTTCATTGCTTTTAATTTAAAATTATTTTCAAGAACCTTATGTTGTACTAATACTAAATCTATTGACTGCGGCCATAACCATAAAGGAGTTATGAAAATATATAAAAAAACAAGAAGTGTTATGCTCATTGAATACGTCATTCTATTTACGTTTGAACTTTTCATCGTCTTTTTCTTTTGTAATATACTACCATAAAAGTAGTATATAACAAGTTCATAATTA includes:
- a CDS encoding TolC family protein, which gives rise to MKSSNVNRMTYSMSITLLVFLYIFITPLWLWPQSIDLVLVQHKVLENNFKLKAMKLQVDQFKNKITVTSSLPDPKVTLGLNNIPVSKPSFNESDMTSKEIGIYQMFPSFGKLSAKERIAILEYQKAQEMYRLYQAYYLHAVRSYFFEIAYLKEYIKIIEETKKYLTILLEIQKSRSTAGIGMVSDVLKISVELSKLDEEIIKVTAAIAETEENIAYLLGDSNGEKKNYSADFNYDTITIHNQPDTAVSEKVLRENPELQLLSLQILIDEEAINLTQKDLYPDVEVGVSYMQRDKTPQGAKRDDMFSVMATFNIPAWFISKNIPAIQEMKIKKGQSEAERNDKKNEITFALSTISINTEKWKQFYELYSKHIIPQLEAMLQTDIAYYRTGTTEFMKLMDTIRLLLNYKQEQLNTIKEYCKSVSFLYFLQGDTSILDWSGVQ